The DNA region GCTCCCATCTCAAATAAAATATTTGTATGGGGTGAATCAACAAAACCCGCCCTCCTTGAAGCCGGTGCATCTGGTGACCAGATGGAAGTTACAGGATCTCCCAAATATGATCCACTGATACATAAGTTAAAAAATCATTTAAAACCTGTAGATAACGATAATATTAAAACCCTGCTGTTTGCAACTCAACCTCTGCCTGGTAATTTGAACTCCAGGATAATAAATGAAATTGCTTTAATGTTAGAAAAAACAGATAATATAAGGTTAATTGTTAAACCCCATCCTAGTGAGAATACTGATTATTATAAATCAATTACAAAACAGTTTTCACAAAAAATCAGCGTTAAAGACAGCGCTGATAATATAATTGATTTGCTGCTGGATGCAGATATTCTTATAAATCTATTCTCTACTGTTGGCCTGGAAGCCGCTATTTTAGGAAAACCAATGGTTTGTGTGAATTTATATAACCAAAAAATAGTTTACATTGAAAGTGGAGTTGCACTAGAGGTTAAAAACTTAAAAGATCTTAAATCAAAAATTAATGATAGCTTATACAATGATAAAATACGAGATGAACTTGCAGAGAATCGTAAGAGATTTGTTTATAATTATGCATATCTTCAAGACGGAAAAGCATCAGAGCGAATCTGTGATGCTATAATCAAAATGATTGAAGATTAAAACTCAAATAAAGATTTTTTAGGAAGTTACAGATCATTAATATAAATAAAATTCAGATTTAAAAATAATGAATATACATATTGGAATAATAGAATCTTATTCACGGTGAGCTTTTGAAAGAATACAAACTTTTTGTACAGAGAATTGGTTTAGTGGGCGTAACAAATATATTTATAAGTTTAAGCACACTTATCCTGCTACCTATTTTGGCCAAAAATTTAACGATTCAAAATTTAGGTATATGGAACCTGTTCAATACTTATCTCTCTTTTATACCTTTATTTATAAATTTAGGCCTGCCTTATACAATGGTCAGATATTTACCGGTTAAAACAGAAAAAGAAGATATAAAAGAAGGATTTTACTCAATTATATTCATGACCTTATTTGTAGGTTTAATTGCATTGGGAATACTCCTATTATTTTCAAATCAGATTGCATTGGTTCTCTTTGATGGCAACACCAGTGTTTCTATATTGCTGGCGGTAGGTACTGTGATAAGTGTTATGAGTGTTTCTTTCTTTACCTTTTTTAGAACATTCCAACAAATGAAAGTATATTCAATACTTCAGCTGGCACAGACTTATCTTGGAGTTGCCATGGTAGCATTCTTTGTATATTCAGGATATCAAGCTACAGGGGCAGTGCTTGGATATGTTATTTCACAGTTTATCGTATTTTTAATTGTAATGGCATTTGTAATCCATGAAATTGGATTTAAATTCCCTAAATTTGAAAATTTAAGGGAATACATATCGTTTGGGTTACCTACTGTTCCAGGTAATTTTTCAAGCTGGCTTGTGGATTTAAGTGATCGTACTATAATAGGCATTTTCCTGGGGACTGCATTTGTTGGTTACTATTCTCCAGGTTACACTTTAGGTAACATAATAATGATGTTTTCAGCCCCATTTACTCTTCTTTTACCTTCTTTACTATCCTCTTATTATGATAATAATAAGATAGATGAAGTAAGAAAACATATGGACTATTCTATTAAATATTTCCTGTTGATAGCAATACCTGCTGTTTTTGGTTTATCTATTTTATCAAAACCATTGCTTAATGTATTAGCTACACAGGCAATAGCTCAAAATGGTTATGTAATAACTCCATTCGTTGCTTTGGGCGCACTTATTTACGGTGTTCAAGGAATAATTACTCAAATTTTGTTACTGGAAAAGAAAACAAAGGTTATAGGCTCCAGGTGGATAGCGGCAGGTGTTCTTAATGTTGTTTTAAATATAATACTGGTGCCGTTTTTCGGTATAATAGCAGCAGGAATTACGACATTGATCGCTTACGTATTCGTTTGTTTAATCACATCTTTTTATTCACTGAAATTCATTAAACTGAACTTTGACTTTATATTTATATTAAAAAGCATATCTGCATCTGTATTGATGTCATTTGTCCTTCTGTTTATAAATCCAGTATCTTTTATTGGGATAGTGGTTACTGTTGGGGTATGTTCAGTGGTTTATCTGCTGGTCATCCTTCTGTTAAAAGGTATTTCCCCTGATGAACTTGACTTTTTCAAAAAAATGGTAAAAAATTAAATTTAGATTAGTTCGCTTAAAAATAAGTAATTTAAAAGAATGCTCATGTCCAGATCATGTGCATAATTTTAGGGCATGTTAAATTGTATTGCTCAATTTAAGTTGAGTTTGTTTAAAAAATTCCAATTTATTTGGTAGTAACGTTTGTATAATATTCCAGCATGAGCGTAAATAAAGTATAGAAGTAACGTTTGCACAATATTCCAGACTTGAGTAAAGAAATGTTATTATGTTCTGTAAATAGTTAGTCCGTGAATTTGATCTTGTCAAATTTCAATATTTCATCTTCTTTAATGTCCTCTAAAGCTTTACCTCCAATTAAATGGCCCATCATCCATGGGGGAATACCAGTACCTGGTCTTTTCCATGTTATGTCCTTTTTTTCAATTATTTTGCCCTTTGGAATGGATTTTTTAGCAACTAAACTTCTTCGGGCGTATTTACGTGAGTTTTCTTCACTTTCTAAATAATTTTTATTAAACTGCCCTAATATTTCCCTATTAAGTTCAATTTTTTCTACAAAACTTTTTAGATCATTATAATCCATGGCATGGTAATGATCATTTCCAGGCAGTTTTTTATTCCAGGTATAATGTTTCTCAAGGACCATAGCGCCTAAATGCCATGCGGTAGTTAAAACATCATTTGTGTATTCTGGTAAAGTATGGTCTGAATAACCAATAACAAAATCCGAGAAAATTTCCTTCATATGGTTAATCATTCCAAGATTAGCGTCTTTATAATCAGTAGGGTAGTTTAGAACACAGTGAAGTAAAACTATCTGACTATTTCCTTTATTTTTGATCCATTCTACAGCCCTCCATATTTCAGATATGGTTGAAGCCCCAGTAGATAAGAGTATAGGTTTACCCTTTAGAGCAATATATTCTAAAAATGGCTTATTTGTAATATCTGCTGAAGCTATTTTATAGGAAGGCATCAATGGTTCTAAAAAATCTGTACTTTCAATATCAAAGGGTGTAGCTAAAAAATCAACGTCATATTCTTTACAGTAGTCTGCTAATTCTTCAAATTCAGATTTCCAGAATGTATCGTGTTTTTTAAATAGTTCATACTGGGATTTTGTTTTTTCCTTTTCTGTATCCCAGTATGCAGGAGAATATTTAGAAGCCAGTGTTTCTGCTTTGTAAGCCTGGAACTTAACAGCATCTCCTCCTGCATTTGCAACTTCTTCAATCATTTGTTTTGCTTTATCTAGATCACCTTCATGGTTAACTCCAACTTCGGAGATAATATAAGG from Methanobacterium bryantii includes:
- a CDS encoding N-acetylneuraminate synthase family protein — its product is MKKIKINPTDIFKKPYIISEVGVNHEGDLDKAKQMIEEVANAGGDAVKFQAYKAETLASKYSPAYWDTEKEKTKSQYELFKKHDTFWKSEFEELADYCKEYDVDFLATPFDIESTDFLEPLMPSYKIASADITNKPFLEYIALKGKPILLSTGASTISEIWRAVEWIKNKGNSQIVLLHCVLNYPTDYKDANLGMINHMKEIFSDFVIGYSDHTLPEYTNDVLTTAWHLGAMVLEKHYTWNKKLPGNDHYHAMDYNDLKSFVEKIELNREILGQFNKNYLESEENSRKYARRSLVAKKSIPKGKIIEKKDITWKRPGTGIPPWMMGHLIGGKALEDIKEDEILKFDKIKFTD
- a CDS encoding oligosaccharide flippase family protein, whose product is MKEYKLFVQRIGLVGVTNIFISLSTLILLPILAKNLTIQNLGIWNLFNTYLSFIPLFINLGLPYTMVRYLPVKTEKEDIKEGFYSIIFMTLFVGLIALGILLLFSNQIALVLFDGNTSVSILLAVGTVISVMSVSFFTFFRTFQQMKVYSILQLAQTYLGVAMVAFFVYSGYQATGAVLGYVISQFIVFLIVMAFVIHEIGFKFPKFENLREYISFGLPTVPGNFSSWLVDLSDRTIIGIFLGTAFVGYYSPGYTLGNIIMMFSAPFTLLLPSLLSSYYDNNKIDEVRKHMDYSIKYFLLIAIPAVFGLSILSKPLLNVLATQAIAQNGYVITPFVALGALIYGVQGIITQILLLEKKTKVIGSRWIAAGVLNVVLNIILVPFFGIIAAGITTLIAYVFVCLITSFYSLKFIKLNFDFIFILKSISASVLMSFVLLFINPVSFIGIVVTVGVCSVVYLLVILLLKGISPDELDFFKKMVKN